From a single Rutidosis leptorrhynchoides isolate AG116_Rl617_1_P2 chromosome 5, CSIRO_AGI_Rlap_v1, whole genome shotgun sequence genomic region:
- the LOC139848639 gene encoding uncharacterized protein produces MRKKMREQNDSLNPLEDGLNNENGGPHQNTLHLDDNYIEPVEETDDFAEVLELLDFEGPELPPVIDEAYTEEQNEYPAVQSGDAELANAPFDDDVTGAVTSTHSYLMDISNDLFDLKNMDYDIPLVDADGNIIDKNDIDGLSSYLFDSPKKDVKRYEFPCNDSCQPRYDNLLPPVSGMICVLNTEDPEIPTNDDVFLLNLIPSETQTDVFKPLPRINSKSVRDSTGDSKESKRGVKVSKPIIPKVSKFEKCQVSSPIIGSQFRSEMLGDQRVKQEFSSYNGQYRSPQIIPRNNVIIKSENETGGTEIFKNHARSNSTFGNRDMHGTASIEQQEKLPVEMGPTKVIDPISTSKDSLIDEEPLPLQSDDDDEDDGIPSFSDVEAMILEEDSNLDEQQLFLNGIGSFEHLQTFKYETADTQKRIMRLERSANHIAKRDMTSQGAFAILQGLHMKFYVKKPEVLIGRATEDNKVDIDLGSEGQNSKISRRQAIIHMDHKGIFHMKNLSKFPIFVNSMEVTANQSVSLTSSCLIEIKGMNFLFETNEVCIKKYINSIKNKNVVADTTLK; encoded by the exons ATGAGAAAGAAGATGCGTGAACAGAACGATTCATTGAATCCGTTGGAGGATGGTTTAAATAACGAAAATGGTGGGCCCCACCAAAATACACTGCATCTCGATGACAATTATATCGAGCCAGTTGAGGAAACTGATGATTTTGCAGAGGTACTTGAATTACTTGATTTTGAAGGACCCGAATTGCCACCTGTCATTGATGAAGCTTATACCGAAGAGCAAAATGAATATCCAGCTGTGCAATCGGGTGATGCTGAGCTGGCGAACGCACCGTTTGATGATGATGTTACAGGTGCAGTTACTAGTACACACAGCTACTTAATGGACATATCAAATGACCTTTTTGACCTCAAGAATATGGATTATGATATCCCTCTTGTAGATGCTGACGGGAATATAATCGATAAGAATGATATTGATGGTTTAAGCTCGTATTTGTTCGATTCTCCAAAAAAAGATGTCAAACGCTACGAATTCCCTTGTAATGACAGCTGTCAACCTCGATATGACAATTTGTTGCCACCTGTTTCAGGGATGATATGTGTGTTAAACACCGAGGACCCAGAAATACCTACCAACGACGACGTTTTTCTCCTGAACCTAATTCCGTCAGAAACGCAAACGGACGTTTTCAAGCCGCTGCCTCGCATAAATTCCAAATCCGTTAGGGATTCGACAGGTGATTCAAAAGAATCAAAACGCGGGGTTAAAGTTTCTAAGCCGATAATCCCAAAAGTTAGTAAATTTGAAAAATGTCAAGTTTCTTCACCGATCATCGGGTCACAGTTTCGATCAGAAATGTTAGGAGATCAAAGGGTAAAACAGGAATTTTCCAGTTACAATGGTCAATATCGAAGTCCACAAATCATACCTAGAAACAATGTTATTATAAAGTCTGAAAATGAAACGGGTGGTACAGAAATCTTCAAAAACCATGCACGATCAAACAGTACGTTTGGTAACCGTGACATGCATGGTACAGCGAGTATCGAACAACAAGAAAAGTTACCTGTTGAGATGGGTCCCACGAAAGTGATTGATCCAATTTCGACTTCAAAAGATTCACTGATAGATGAGGAACCACTTCCATTGCAAAGTGATGATGATGACGAGGACGATGGTATACCTAGCTTTTCAGACGTTGAAGCAATG ATACTTGAGGAGGATTCGAATCTAGATGAACAACAATTATTTTTGAATGGAATTGGGAGTTTTGAACACCTACAGA CATTTAAATACGAGACTGCAGACACCCAGAAGAGGATCATGAGGTTAGAACGATCTGCTAATCATATTGCGAAAAGAGATATGACATCACAGGGAGCTTTTGCTATTTTACAAGGGTTGCATATGAAGTTTTACGTTAAAAAGCCAGAG GTTTTAATTGGAAGGGCAACTGAGGATAATAAAGTCGACATTGACTTGGGAAGCGAAGGTCAAAACAGTAAAATATCTCGACGGCAG GCAATTATACACATGGATCACAAGGGTATCTTCCATATGAAGAACCTTAGCAAATTTCCAATTTTCGTAAATAGTATGGAAGTAACAGCCAATCAGAGCGTTAGCTTGACTTCAAGTTGTTTAATTGAA ATTAAAGGGATGAACTTTCTGTTCGAGACGAATGAAGTATGTATAAAGAAGTATATTAATAGCATCAAGAACAAAAACGTGGTGGCCGACACAACGTTAAAATGA